In a single window of the Aquarana catesbeiana isolate 2022-GZ linkage group LG13, ASM4218655v1, whole genome shotgun sequence genome:
- the LOC141116623 gene encoding olfactory receptor-like protein OLF3 — protein MVGTIHNMNVMEEVNQTSTGNFILLRLSNIPSLQAIYVLVFSVMYIITLSGNFLLIIVVRINPKLQTPMYFFLSNLSVIDIGFSSTIVPLIIINTLVKDRSISLLECAVQMFFHLGLGATECIILAVMAYDRFAAICRPLHYNTIMNKMLCVRLAAVSWSICFLNSAIHVSLTFQLPYCKSHHVNHFFCEVPPFLRMSCRDTSLNEIGMYISAVILVLCSLCLTVISYVQIISTILKIRSSQGRRKAFSTCGSHLTVVVLYYGTILFIYLRPRSIYSPAIDKTLSIVYTVVTPMLNPMVYSIRNKDVKNTVKRTHIGIEKNM, from the exons atggtgggcacaatacataacatg AATGTTATGGAAGAAGTCAACCAAACCTCTACAGGAAACTTCATCCTCCTTCGCCTATCTAACATCCCATCTCTCCAGGCAATTTATGTCCTTGTGTTTTCGGTGATGTACATAATCACATTGTCAGGAAACTTTCTACTGATCATTGTGGTGAGGATTAACCCAAAGCTACAGACCCCCATGTACTTCTTCCTAAGCAACCTCTCCGTTATTGACATTGGTTTCTCGTCCACTATTGTTCCCCTAATTATCATAAACACTTTGGTCAAGGACAGAAGCATCTCCTTGTTGGAATGTGCAGTGCAAATGTTCTTTCATTTGGGTTTAGGAGCAACAGAGTGTATAATTCTAGCTGTCATGGCGTATGACAGGTTTGCTGCCATCTGTAGACCATTGCACTACAACACCATAATGAATAAGATGTTGTGTGTTAGATTAGCAGCAGTGTCATGGAGTATTTGCTTTCTGAACTCTGCCATCCATGTTTCTCTCACCTTCCAACTCCCCTACTGCAAGTCCCACCATGTCAACCACTTCTTCTGTGAGGTACCACCTTTTCTTCGAATGTCCTGCAGAGACACTTCACTTAATGAGATAGGCATGTACATCTCCGCAGTAATTCTTGTCTTGTGTTCCCTCTGCCTGACTGTTATCTCATATGTCCAAATAATTTCCACCATCTTGAAGATCCGTTCCTCACAAGGAAGACGTAAAGCTTTCTCCACATGTGGTTCCCACCTAACTGTGGTGGTTCTCTACTATGGGACCATTCTTTTTATATATCTGAGACCCCGTTCTATATACTCTCCCGCAATAGACAAAACTCTGTCCATTGTATATACGGTAGTAACACCAATGCTGAACCCCATGGTCTACAGTATAAGGAATAAGGATGTGAAAAACACAGTTAAAAGAACACACATaggaattgaaaaaaatatgtaa